The following are from one region of the Dreissena polymorpha isolate Duluth1 chromosome 2, UMN_Dpol_1.0, whole genome shotgun sequence genome:
- the LOC127869776 gene encoding uncharacterized protein LOC127869776: MFLIGAQLNMEIICNKNSTTVYFEDANNKLVEVKRNASTCIIHGMQNMPNLQCGCKIDSRAACNMSSNEKEHGCHKLRCYGSKDGVASYSKFVEVCLSGNQIAHANVAAVNCSDVKLTPEVMYWTVEDTAFMGNGYKIMITKFDLFNISVINDLITKEENRSMAVCKLEENNSKEWSITLIFLRTACVAEKLFKQSSSSLINRSCPTSKGNPAITRKLEEYSDPECPSVNIKSTVNVSFCDAVNRDDMGARQFVGNNIGSFKLELLSEYVCFL, encoded by the exons ATGTTTTTGATTGGCGCTCAACTGAATATGGAAATAATTTGTAATAAGAACAGTACAACAGTGTATTTTGAAGATGCAAACAATAAACTAGTTGAAGTGAAACGCAACGCGTCAACATGTATTATACACGGCATGCAAAATATGCCAAATTTGCAGTGCGGATGCAAAATTGACTCTCGTGCAGCTTGCAATATGTCTTCGAATGAAAAGGAACATGGCTGTCATAAATTGAGATGCTATGGTTCTAAAGACGGAGTTGCCAGTTATAGTAAATTCGTTGAAGTGTGTTTGTCAG GAAACCAAATTGCACACGCGAATGTTGCGGCCGTAAATTGTTCAGATGTTAAACTGACCCCAGAGGTCATGTACTGGACCGTTGAAGATACGGCTTTCATGGGCAATGGTTACAAAATCATGATAACAAAATTTGATCTTTTTAACATAAGTGTGATTAACGACCTAATCACAAAAGAAGAAAATCGATCAATGGCTGTGTGCAAGTTAGAAGAAAATAACAGCAAAGAGTGGAGCATAACATTGATAT TTCTTAGGACGGCATGTGTCGCAGAAAAGTTATTCAAACAGTCATCTTCATCATTAATAAATCGTTCGTGTCCAACATCAAAAGGTAATCCAGCGATCACCCGAAAATTGGAAGAGTATAGCGATCCTGAATGTCCTTCAGTAAACATAAAATCCACTGTCAACGTATCGTTTTGCGATGCTGTAAATAGGGATGATATGGGGGCAAGACAATTTGTAGGAAATAATATTGGTTCCTTCAAATTAGAGCTCCTTAGTGAGTATGTTTGCTTCTTATGA